The nucleotide sequence TCTATTCCAAACTCTTGAATGATGTGCAGATGTATTTCTCACTATTGTTAGATGATGTAAAAATGAACTTAATATTTTTTCATCTAAGCCATAATATTTTGCAATTACTTGTCTATATTTTCTATCTTTGATATTGCTATACCAACTTGAAATTTGTCCCATTGTCATAACTTCAACACTTACCCAAATTGGTGGTAACTCCTCATTATATTTATCTAAATGGTGTTTAATAAATATTTCACTTTTATTTCTATCTATTTCGGCTTTTAACTTAGAAAAAGTTTTTTCATATTTTAAAGATGAAGAAAATATTTCAGGTTTTAAGTGAGCATGAGAACCAAAACCTTCTGCTAAATGATAAGCAAGTTTACTTCTGATTGATACTTCAATTCTTTCAATTGCATCAAGAAGTAAAAGTCTAAGTTCTCTATCAAATATATATAAATTTAATACATCTTCAAAATAAGTATTATCTTTAAATTCATGTAATTCATGATTTTTTTCAAATATCAACCAATAACCACCAAGCCTATAGTAATTTAGATTTTCTAAATAATATTTAGCTTTTTCTTCATCATGAAAATTCATACCACGAGATTTTAATTGATTTATTTGTTGTTCTATTGTTAAAAAAGGTTTTACAAATGATTGTTTATTTTTTGCAGTATTCAAAAAGTAACTCCTCTGGGTGAGCATTGTAAAGAGGCTTGAGGAGTGTTATTACTGTAATAGTAACTTAAGTATCCTAAATTTTTGCTTTTATCCATTGTCTTGCCATTATATTTTTTTCCATTATATCTAAATTCATTATAATGGAAATTTAGAAAAAAAATCAAATTATGATAGCAAGTTTCTAACTTGCTATCTCTTTTTTCTCCTTAGTTTTCAAAGTTTCACTCCCATATTTAGCCTTAATTTCATCTATTGATTTTGGAGTTGGATTTTTAGATTTCATTTCTCCAAAATACCACATTTTCTTTTTAGATGCCCATTTAAAACCAATTTCTTTAAGTTTTTCTTTAATTTCTCTTGTATCTCCTGAAACCCAAACCCATGAGCCAACAAGTTCAATAGTTATATTTTCAAAATGTAGAATTAAACTAATGATTTTTTCTAGTTCTATATCTATTTTAATATCATTTGAAAAATAGATTTTATGTTCAATTAAATCAGTATATACAGAATTTAGAATTTCACTTCCACCAACATCAGGATGTAATTTTTTAGCTAATGTTTTATAAATCTTTTTAGCTTCATTGATTCCCTCTACACCTTTAAACTCATTTATAATCTGTTCTCTTGTCATTGTTTTTTTCCTTTTAAAAAATAGTTTTCATTTTTGAAGATTCGAGGGTTTGTCTTTTTTCTCTTCTTTTTTTAATTTTTAAGAAGATTAAAAAAACTTATCTCTTTTCTTTAATCAAAAATTTTCACTTTCGTTAGTTGTCGGGCTTTTTATAGATTGTAAGGATTAGATTTTTACTTAGAATAAAATTCAAATTGGAATTTTTGAGAATTTAATTTTAGTATCAGTAAATAATCTAGTAGAGTGAAATGAGAGAAAAAGCACAACTAACAAAGTGTTTTTAAATTTTTAAAGGAAAGGGAATAAATAAGTTTTTCTTCTGGTGCCTAGCAAAAAATTAAAAAGTAAAGAAGAGTTATTGAAATGTTATTTTAAATAACATTCTTTATTTTGTTTTAGTTATAATAAAAACCTTAAAATAAACAGAAAAGATTGAATCCATGGAATATAAAGATAAGTTTGATATTGAAGAAATAATAGTAGAAGATAGAAAAACAGGTAAAGAAAAACCAGTAACTATTTATAAACCTAAATACGAAAAAGGCAAAATATTTGCACCACTTCAAAATAAATATCTTGAAGCAAAACCAGAAGAAAAGGTTAGACAAGAATTTATATGTAGGCTTATAAATGATTATGGATATACATTAGAGCAAATGGCTCAAGAAGTACAATTAACATCTTCAAGTAGAGGAACTGGACGAGCAAGTGCAGATATAGTTGTATGGAGAACAAAAGAAGAAAAAGAACAAAATAAAACAGCTTTTTTAGTTGTTGAATTAAAAGCAGAAGCAATAACTTTAAAACCAGAAGATTTTTATCAAGGTTATAATTATGCAACTTGGAGCAGAGCAAAACTTTTTGTAATAAGTAATGGGAAAATAGTAAAAATTTATAAAACAATAGAAGAAGAACTTCCTTTAAGTCTACAACCTGTTGGTGAAATTCCTCAAGCAAAAGATATAATTGATAATGAAAAATTAGAAGATATATTATCTAAAACAAAAGAGTTTACAGGTGACGAATTCGCAAAGCTACTTCATAAATGCCACAATATTATTAGAAATAATGACAAACTTTCTCCAGAAGCTTCATTTGATGAAATCAGTAAAATTTTATTTTTAAAAATAATGTATGAAAAAAGTCCAGATGATGATACTTTGATTTTTTCTAAACAAAAAGTTAAAAAAGAAATGGAAGTTCATGAAAAAAGAGTTCAAAGAAAAGAGACTTCAAAAACATATCTTGAAGAAAAATTTGATGGTGTAAAAAATGCTTTTAAAGATGATGGTATATTTGAAGAAAATGAAAAAATTAAAATAAAAGAAAATAGTTTTTTAGAAATTGTACAAGAATTAGAAATTTATAATCTAACTGCAACAAGTGAAGATGTAAAAGGTATCGCATTTGAAACTTTTTTAGGTAGAACATTCAGAGGAGAATTAGGACAGTTTTTTACTCCAAGAGTAATTGTGAACTTTATGGTTGATTTATTAAATCCTCAAGCAAATGAACTTATATGTGACCCATGTGCAGGAAGTGGTGGATTTTTGATAAAAGCTTTTGAAAGTGTAAAAGAGACTATTGATAATAAATATATAGAAATCAAAAAGAAAAAATATAATGAACTATTTCCAAAAGATATAGAGCTAACAGAAAATGAACAAGATAAAAAAACTAAACTTTATGATAGTTATTTAGCTGAAATAAACAAAGAGCAAGAAAAAGAGATTGAACAACTATCAAAAAGAGCTATTTTTGGAACAGATGCAAATCCTAGAATGGCAAGGGTATCTAAAATGAATATGATAATGCACGGAGATGGACACAATGGAATACATCATAATGATGGTTTACTAAATGTAAACGGAATTTTTCATGATAGATTTGATGTTATTTTGACTAATCCGCCATTTGGAACAACTCTTTCTCAAAATTCTCCTATTGTAGAAGAAGATAGTAAATACAGAAATGACCAATTAATTGAAACATATATTAAAAAATATGGTGAAGAGCTTTATTATAAAGCTGGGTTTACTGAAACTTTCAATTATTCAAATATTGAGCATAGATTGAAAGCTAAAGAACTTTATCTTGAAAAAATGAATCAAGTTACAGATAATTTCGGAAAACCAATAAGAGAACTTTTTAGAGTTGGTAATAATAAAGAAGAAGATAAAGATAAAGGTAGTTCGGGGTTAACAGAAGTTTTATTTATAGAAAGATGTTTAGATTTATTAAGAGATGGTGGAAGAATGGGAATTGTTCTTCCAGAAGGTGTATTAAATAGTTCAAATCTTCAAAATGCAAGAGAGTATTTTGAGAGTAGAGCTAAAATACTTCTTATCGTTTCGCTCCCTCAAGAAATATTTATAAGTTCAGGTGCAACAGTAAAAACAAGTTTAGTATTTTTAAAAAAATTTACAGCTGATGAAAAAGCACAATATGAAAGTATCAAAGAACAAGCAATAAAAGAAATTACGGATAAATATCAAAAAGAGTTAGATGACATAGAAGAAAAACTCTCACTTAAAGGGAAAGAAGCTCTAAAAAAAGATGGAAAAAAAGAGTTACAGCAAAGACAAACAGAGTTAAATAATTTAATTAGCATAGAAGTAAAAGAGCAAATTAAACAAAAATTTGATTATCAAATACCTATTGCAGATATTAAAAAAGCAGGTATAAATTCAACTGGTGGAAAGGAAGAAAATCAGCTACCAGAACTTCTAAAAGCTTTTGCAGAATATAGAACTACTAACAATCTTTGGGAAGTTGTAAAATGAGTGCATTACTTGATTTTGTAAAATATAGTTATTGTAATACTTGGAGTGTACATCTACTTTTGGAAAATACTTTATTATTTTCAAATAAGTATCCATTAGTATATTTTAAAGAATTTACCAAAAAAGCAAATATAGAAACCGTACATATTAAAAATGATGAAACATATAAAATACTTGGTGTTCGTTCTTATGGTCAAGGAGTTTATTTAAATAGAGAAATTCTTGGTTCAACATTAACAATGAGAAAATACCAAAAAGCAAAAAAAAATCATCTTTTTTGGTGTAAAGTTGATACAAAAAATGGAGCTTTTGGGATTATTCCTGAAGAATTAGAAGATGGGTTAGGTTCTTCAAATATGGCTTTTGCAGAATTAGATATTGAAAAAATAGATGTAAATTATTTACAATTATTCTTTAAATCAAAAAGATTTAATGCCTATATGGATGGACAAGTTGTAGGTACAACAAATAGAAAGTATATTAAATTTAACGATTTATTAAATGAAATAAAAATTCCTCTTCCTAAACTTGATATTCAAAAACAAATTGTTGAAAAGATTTCTAATTCTCAGAATATTTTAGACAATTTAAAATTAGAGTATCAAAAATATATATTACATTTTAACAATACAATTTTTAATAGAGATGTAACAAATGAAAAAAATTTTTTAGAATTTTTAGATTATTCAAAATTAAATAATTGGAGTGTTCAAAATCTTTTAGAAAATAATTTTAATTATAATAAGTCCTATTCTTTAGTAAAAATTAAAAAATTTATTAAACGAAGTAAAATTCAAACTTTAGTAGATGATAACACAGAATATAAAAGAGTCAAAATTAAATTATATAATAAGGGTGTTTCTATAAGAGATAAAGTTTTTGGAAAAGATATAGGAACAAAAAAACAATTTATCATTAAAGAAGGACAATTCCTTTTATCAAAAATTGATGCTAGAAATGGAGCTTTTGGAATTGCTACAAAAGAAATTGATGGAGCAATTATCACAGCTGATTTTTTTGCTTATGATATTGATGAAACAATTATTAATCCATATTTCTTAAGTTTAATTACTACAACAGATGAATTTTTAAATTTTGCAAAAAATTCAAGTACTGGAACAACAAATAGACAAAGATTAAATGAAGAGTTGTTTTTAAATGTTGAAATTCCTCTTCCATCAATAGATGAACAAAATGATTTAGTACAACCATTATTAGATAATTTAGAAAAACAAGAAATAGAAAATATAAAATTAACTCAAGCATTAAAAGATTTTGAAAAAGAGGTGTTTCATGAAGCTTAGATATTTAAAAGTTAAAGGGTTTAAAAATTTAACAGGGAACGATAGTTTATTTAATTTGGATTTCACGAATAAAGAT is from Arcobacter lacus and encodes:
- a CDS encoding Abi family protein; this encodes MNTAKNKQSFVKPFLTIEQQINQLKSRGMNFHDEEKAKYYLENLNYYRLGGYWLIFEKNHELHEFKDNTYFEDVLNLYIFDRELRLLLLDAIERIEVSIRSKLAYHLAEGFGSHAHLKPEIFSSSLKYEKTFSKLKAEIDRNKSEIFIKHHLDKYNEELPPIWVSVEVMTMGQISSWYSNIKDRKYRQVIAKYYGLDEKILSSFLHHLTIVRNTSAHHSRVWNRKFTIDFVLPNLPKELNKKFNTFSRKYLYNTLVMCEYLLNIISEDSSWKKRLDDLILKHNIDVKRMGFL
- a CDS encoding N-6 DNA methylase produces the protein MEYKDKFDIEEIIVEDRKTGKEKPVTIYKPKYEKGKIFAPLQNKYLEAKPEEKVRQEFICRLINDYGYTLEQMAQEVQLTSSSRGTGRASADIVVWRTKEEKEQNKTAFLVVELKAEAITLKPEDFYQGYNYATWSRAKLFVISNGKIVKIYKTIEEELPLSLQPVGEIPQAKDIIDNEKLEDILSKTKEFTGDEFAKLLHKCHNIIRNNDKLSPEASFDEISKILFLKIMYEKSPDDDTLIFSKQKVKKEMEVHEKRVQRKETSKTYLEEKFDGVKNAFKDDGIFEENEKIKIKENSFLEIVQELEIYNLTATSEDVKGIAFETFLGRTFRGELGQFFTPRVIVNFMVDLLNPQANELICDPCAGSGGFLIKAFESVKETIDNKYIEIKKKKYNELFPKDIELTENEQDKKTKLYDSYLAEINKEQEKEIEQLSKRAIFGTDANPRMARVSKMNMIMHGDGHNGIHHNDGLLNVNGIFHDRFDVILTNPPFGTTLSQNSPIVEEDSKYRNDQLIETYIKKYGEELYYKAGFTETFNYSNIEHRLKAKELYLEKMNQVTDNFGKPIRELFRVGNNKEEDKDKGSSGLTEVLFIERCLDLLRDGGRMGIVLPEGVLNSSNLQNAREYFESRAKILLIVSLPQEIFISSGATVKTSLVFLKKFTADEKAQYESIKEQAIKEITDKYQKELDDIEEKLSLKGKEALKKDGKKELQQRQTELNNLISIEVKEQIKQKFDYQIPIADIKKAGINSTGGKEENQLPELLKAFAEYRTTNNLWEVVK
- a CDS encoding restriction endonuclease subunit S, whose protein sequence is MSALLDFVKYSYCNTWSVHLLLENTLLFSNKYPLVYFKEFTKKANIETVHIKNDETYKILGVRSYGQGVYLNREILGSTLTMRKYQKAKKNHLFWCKVDTKNGAFGIIPEELEDGLGSSNMAFAELDIEKIDVNYLQLFFKSKRFNAYMDGQVVGTTNRKYIKFNDLLNEIKIPLPKLDIQKQIVEKISNSQNILDNLKLEYQKYILHFNNTIFNRDVTNEKNFLEFLDYSKLNNWSVQNLLENNFNYNKSYSLVKIKKFIKRSKIQTLVDDNTEYKRVKIKLYNKGVSIRDKVFGKDIGTKKQFIIKEGQFLLSKIDARNGAFGIATKEIDGAIITADFFAYDIDETIINPYFLSLITTTDEFLNFAKNSSTGTTNRQRLNEELFLNVEIPLPSIDEQNDLVQPLLDNLEKQEIENIKLTQALKDFEKEVFHEA